The sequence below is a genomic window from Wyeomyia smithii strain HCP4-BCI-WySm-NY-G18 chromosome 1, ASM2978416v1, whole genome shotgun sequence.
CCACTCGAGGTGGGAAAATGCGACGTTTTCGGAGAGTGCATTTATGCGGAGGAGAAAATCAAGGAATAAACATGTACATAAAGCAAAAAAGTTTAAGCCAAAATTCAAAAACCATCTTGAAATATGATTAGATTTTTCGGTTTTGTTTCCTGCACCAAATAGTTCTCATGAATAAAAACATTTGTATAAATCTTATACCCACCAGAAACTTGCGTTTATTCATTGCGCACTATCGATATGGATGGACTTGATTCGCTGCCTTGATGTTAGTTTTTATTCCGGAGGGCATCTTGCCGAGCGGTCCAGCACCGGAGGGTGAAACAGCACTCATCGGGGAAGCTTGTCGAATTGTAGGAGGTATCATGATTCCTGCCCCCGGTACACCACCGGGTCCCACGGGTAGGGTGAGACCATTGCCCAGTCCAACGGCAGCCACAAGCGCCTGGGTATCAGCCATCGAGCTGGTTTGCTGAATACCGGGTCGGGATGACGCTTCTGTGTCCCATTCTTCCTTTGCCTTGCTGACAATGTCCCATATATGCGAGATTACTTTAGTATACTGAGCCACCTGTTTTAGTGCCGTTTCCGTTTGAAGATTATTGGCTTTCGCCTCGTGGGCTGCCATTCGTGATTCCGCTCCCGGATCTGGTTTTGTTCGCAGATAGTCTGGTACGAGATCGTGCGAGAAAACCGGAATGCGGCCCTCGGTGAGTTGCAGTAAAGCTTCATCTCGTTCGGGCGTCAGCAGCAACGGTAAAACCGTGAGGTTACGGAGAGGAGTTCCGATTTCGGAAGACAAAATTTTTGTCAAACCAGTGAGCTGTAAGGAGGGAACTACGTTCAACAAACTTAATAATAACTCATCACTAAACAAATTATACATGACTGGAAATCAATGCAAAGTTATCCAGGAAAGTTGGCCAGTTGATAGTCTCGTATTCTGTTTCAAGCCGATGGATCATTGCTCCAATGGAATGCTTCAAATCGTTTAACCGGTTCAGGACGGCTTCCAGCAGCATATCCAACTGTTTCTCTTCGCGTTGCATCGTAATTCCAGTAATTTGTAACTAGTTATGTGTgggtaaaacttagaaaaactTCTAACTATTGAAAGTTATCGATAGAAAGCTATTTTGGCAGGTTTTTGGATTTTTATTAGGCGAGTAAAATAAATAAGACACACTATAAACAAAAATTCTATTCTGATTTTGctctaaaataaaacaaatcacATATATGTCACATTGATAACACTGCCCTGTTGGTTTGTAAATCCAGGCATTTTTCTTAGCGGGATCGCCCATAACGGTTGCCGGGAATTTTTCTTCGAACCCGATTACGGGCTAGAACTTGCCGATGTTTTAAAAACCTATCCCTCAATAGTTTAGATAAGGCTATTTTATTTGGATGAATTATTCAAAAAACCTGCACTATATTAACTCATAtagtattttcaaaattttgaaaaattataatagATTGCctttatccagctttttacgcaccataatgttgcaaagttcgtaataaattcccacccttttgacaactctgcttacgtcagtttgaagtcttcatatattttatcaaaagaaaaatatatctggcaacatctGTGTTGCCAACTTTTCAGAAAtctgaaatctgacgtaagcaaagaggttcgcatattacgaacacgcattatagatcattgcacacgaaaaataacctcacttttctgacacttcccacgggtttgtttacaagatTTTCCATCCATTTTTTATGTGataggagtgaaaatgaatgatacgagtacgaaaaagatgaaaaaacTCTCCGCCTATGCGAGTTCATTACTGTGATCTTTTGGTTTATTCTTGGGAACGCAATTTCTAACAAGACAGTTTCGCATTTTTATTCGAGCcgaaaattttactatttaaacaaacccgcgacaactgtcaaatctctttcttcttcttgttttgtgacgtcatcgtgcaatgatctatagcgaccgccattatggtgcgtaaaaagctggataatgcgcgttcgtaatttgtgaacctCTCTGCCTACGTCAGATTCGTGGtttctgcagttttggcaatatTAATATTTCCAGATTTATTGTTCTTCGTGCGAAATACATGAAGAGTCAAACTGACgaaagcagagttgtcaaaatagtaggtaacatattacgaatttttattatagcgtccgccattatggtgcgtaaaaagctggatataaGAGCGGCAACATGTAATTCGGATTTAGGCGAAGACGAGATAACACAAGTGTCAGATCTTTTcatatagagttctccaggcgcgtttgtattagtgcgatgtattcgatttttctttgttagctgtaagaattttttgtcacctgtgagaactgtcatctaaaagagagaataaaacactaccgagtttgattcacactcttacaaatttcaatatatagTGTAAAGCGGGCCTTGTCAACGTGttcgtgtgttttcgcttggagaactctatccagctttttacgcaccataatggcgggtgctataatgcgcgttcgtaatttgtgaacccctctgcttacgtcagattcgtgatttttgcagttttggcaacattaattttgccagatttattgttttccatgcgaaatacatgaagagccaaactgacgtaagcagagttgtcaaaagggtaggtaacatattacgaatttttcattatagcgtccgccattatggcgcgtaaaaagctggataccttaaaagcaaaaaaaaatctgggaatTATTTGACAGTCATTTCGTGGGACTGAAGatcatttttcggataaaattcTTGAGTTACCCAATAATCAAGGTAACAAAACTCCTAAACTTTGCACGAAATTCGAAATGATGACCTTTCTGTaagacagagaaaataaaatctgaatAAATTTGGGTCATTTATGGTAAATCTTATTTGTCGTTTTTGTAATGAACGCAGTTTACAACAAAAGAGCAATGTTTTTCAATAAGAAACTGTTACAGCCCTTTGAAATTTGGCTGTCTTGTCTTAATAAGGAAGTGCAGTTTATACGGTACATTATACTTAATTGGGATCATAACTAAATCAGGGGCTGAGAGTTACTTCTCATAGTAATTTTTCACACAGATCAGGTAATAAAAAAGCTGGGGAATGCTACAATAGATCTAATTTATAGTCGCGGTAGCtaaaacccaaaaaaaatgCTAAATCTAGAGTATTGGACAATAAAACTGACTATCTGGGTACATGTTCAGAAATCTAGATAGTCCAGATgaagcagtctaatgcaaaaccaacgAGATGGCAGCATTACCTAAATTCTACACGTTTATCAGTCAGCAACGCATCGGGGCTATATTTAAACCAAGACAGATACTCTTAAGTCGAGCAGACACTTCATTCGTTCAACATAGATGGAGACCGAGATGTGCAAAACCTAcaaaagaaaaccactgacgaattTTTTGTCACCATTCACGCGTTTGTAGCTTCTTATGAGATTTAGTGTTAGTGTTGGTAAGTTGCAAAGACTTTTCTAGTTTTAGTAGCTTGCTCATATGAAAAATGTAATGGAAACAAATACCGCTCTGAATTCCTACACACTAGGACTCGCTGATAACATCGACTATTCTATGAAACGTTTTAAAACTCAATTCATGACTTTTTACTAAGTTTCCAGCAGCTGAGCCGTCAGCAACCTTTTCGgtaatttatttgcttgatgagcgttcgttttttttttaattttcgctgAAACGTCGAACAACGAAGATAGAATAAGAACTTCGGTTACTTTAAGCTGTGTAGAATTTTTTTCCCTGTCGTGCCCAAGTATCTACACATAAAACAGCACCgttcaagaataaaaaaaatatttatcggATGCTTAACGGagagtaaaaaaattgtttgtcggATGTACCATATTGAATGCAGTCATTGCTTCCAGATAGATtttgaacgtatccaatatcGATGTTTTGCTTCCGTATCTGAAAAATGCAGTCTTCGGAATCCGCCCAATATACACCACGAGCAATTAAGTTAAAAGCGATCTGATTTTACTGTAAAAATATCATGTTCCTCCTGGAAAACAAAATATGAAAGTGGAAGTGctaatataaaaaattgaagacTTATACCTCAATCCAGTGCACTATCCCATTCAGTGGATTATTGGTTCTAGTTTCTTGACGCATTTTCAATCCTCTGAAGGGGTTTTATCTTTTATTGCGGGCGATGCTCTGATAAAATCTGCAATAGatgtcttcgtttttttttttaatttaaatattatatataaaacctACCATGACTGAGTTCTGTATGAGGCTGGTTATACTTGGTAAGTatttttgtttctaatttatcCCATGTTTCAAAGAATGGACGTGTACCAAACGGATCAGCATATTTTGCTACTGTTTGCAGcctgttttcattttttatcatttattaATTTATACTTACTGAAAAGTTGTACTAAACAATCGTCTTGCTCCTGCTGTtgctttgaaacaatttcttcaTTGTGAATTGCAATTCATGCTATCGACTGAGGGATTGTATCAGGGGGTGTTTTTCGGCTTCGCCGTCTTTCAGCAATAAAACGAATTAATATTGTTCTTTCAACCAACGTTTCGGTGTATATTGCATATTCTTCTGAGAATTCTGAATTTAGAAGACAAGAcaatataaaaattttaaaattacacaaaatatgatataacgAAACTTACAGAAAATAAATCGTTTTCGTCATACTAGCTTTTGCGTTAGCATTCCTGTCTTATTTACTAATGACTGTGGTGTCAATCAATGAAATAACATGAAGACATTCAAGCACTGTTGCACAAAAAACAATAATCTTGCATTCAAACCCGCAATAATTCAAACTTAACAAATTAACTCTGTCACAAACTTCCTTCACTACTCTTGCAACCGCTAACTTAAAGTCGGTTTAAAATGGagcgaaaaatcacaggagggtcgtgtgcaaagccacgaccgcaaggttaaagtagaatacttttacaagaatgataacccggctgcttgcgtgtcagtcattttttctagtaaataaacgaacgtaaatttttcgaacgttgtggaatgatataactgaaaaaatgggtgtgacttaattatttccagctataccattctacaacgttggaaaatttttatttcgtatgtcgtaatactaatgtatgaaaaatacatctcattcattctggcccCGCCTTTTATATCAGTTcttacagattttctcagtttcataacacggatgtacaaacacgatttcttgtggacattctgtcgagccggaacgatagagctctcattaaggcaacaaaataacatgtattgtgtcgtgttgtgcggcttggaagaaaaaaatgttcccgtccccgtgtcgcatggaagccgattgttgcgtgtttgatattgccgatggtagacatgaatatgaaggtcgaaattctgctgtgatgtcaagctacaaccgttttcttcaagacgttacatccttgttaatgaattttctaaacagactcagcatcgtgaggaGAACGTGCCAAACTTTTCTGTTCGAAATCGgacttgtttcgtatataccgcttgttaagcacagtatcaacaaattgtaataaacatcacactgctgtgcatttgcagcagcatcaaacctcagttgcagttcattaataaccattcattatgctcttccaaatacatttagtagccttgaaaaaggccgattgctgcaattgcaattttcattcaattattgcataaatgcttcatggtcagatatacccgctgcaactgctacgctatccgtagccatgccacagctgtggccgctatccgctatcgctggtatccactgcactgctaaggcgacatccataaattacgtaacgcgaaaacccgatttttggacccccaccccctcatatgtaacgaaacgtaacgccaaaatCTATCccaccataaaaattacgtaatactgcagaaggatttccttgataaaaatgctcgtttttggagagtttCTCCTGGTATTTTTCATTACGCAACACTGAACTTACCTCCCCCTAGCCCTGTGTAATAAATCGTAACGCTCAGaataccccctcccccctatgagcggcttcggttgaaacaggctcttatataggccaaatagcacattttgaattgcaaggtagagatgcaccgaatattcggtcgccgaatattcgggccgaatatcagcaaaaattggattttaccgaatattcggctcgccgaatagtaagtttattattcggccgaatatgccGAATAAGCCGAATAGTGTCCAATGATTgtcagaaaataatataaaagtatagtGCAAAGTTTTATGAACGGGGGTAAACGAAAACTGAAGATGTAACTTGGGCTTAAAAAGGAATATGGTGCTTATTacaggagtcacttcacggtgaaatcagagtgaagtgaacaaaatcctattaccggactcacgtaagtgagaaaaacgtcgcaaagtgacatctgccgtggaatctgggttaaaatgagtgtcatatcagtgaagtgagaacgaaaaaagcgacgtttcgcgtggaattatttcacgaccgtTTTGAACGgcgaaatgattccacgaagatgtcATAAGTCTTAATGTTGATTGATTTATGatttaatggtaaatattggattaattcttcagtaacgaagcgaatcagaatttgatccgtgccttaaagcggccaaattttcatttttttgcccgatggaaaaaaaatgcaaactcctgaaggaaattttcgatatcgaaaaaaacattttttttgctgccgaatgtcttagaaatgcagaacacgtcaagatctggtgttattaaaaaaagggggaaaaaacgactttctgggacttaggcatttttgagctgggaaacaaactcatttcacttgtcctattctcaatttcacttcactgtcaatctcactccacggaggtgatttttgtcaccttacttgaggtggaatcgggaataggtctcaaaaagtgaagtgagcgtgagagtgaaatatatttcaccgtgaagtgactcccgtaataagcacctataTCTCATTAAAACGGAACACGAACCGCAATCTCCACACAATATTTCATGTCTTGTCTGCatgaggtatattttttctgagccaaggtcacatcctcagttctcgttcatttttcgcattttattttaaaatgtagttgtaacacaaacttttaaattgtgttaaccataatcctcaaaaacattatttttaaacgacaaCTCAAATAAGAACAAAAGTAGGTGCGCCACGGATTAGCGTGCCTTATTCCATAGAcgcaaaattaattatttcttgtgcaatagttcggaaaattttcaatcgttttcgTACATGAACAATTGGAAAGCGACAGAAACAACTTAAACTTCAAATAATAcccatttggttattttgttatcatacgatcaacgttgtgttcagccgaatatacggccgaatattcgtctcaccgaataatggaaaaaaggttattctatattcggccgaaggccgaatagtgctattcggtgcatctctattgcaaggtatatgattctgtcgaccgtgcttgggaagcaatcatataacgaccaatcagaggtccaattttcggttttgacTAGGCTTGACTAttgtcaatagtacaatagtttgaataattaaataacaattatcttcatttgggaagaatcttagaagattttccaatctataattgcaagaacgaaggaaatccatcgaatactaaccgatttataagcatttgaaattggacatatttttcactttttcggttttagattatcatttcacatccctatgtagccgaacttcctgagagaagtattctacttcaaaagtgtgGATTACCAGTGGGTGCAATACATACGGGCGTGgcccccgtggttctgtggttagcgatgtcggtcggctagctctctcacacggttgtgatatcgggttcgattcccgatcgagtcgaggatcttttcgagctggaaatattttagactcagcactggggcacggtgtatcgttgtacttatcctacacatgcaaaatgtgccaaaaacaatatcgataacgaattctctcaactaatctagttgatcgagaacgCTATTAGCCcctaggctaagcgtgcgatataaaaaaaaaatacatatggGCATTAGCTATTAGCTATTACAGTTTGCTATTGGGTTTCGTTTACTGATGTGTGCGTGTTCTGTGTTCGGAACTGTTTGTTAAGTGTGTGTAGTACGCCTGCATACTAGAGatggttcgggtcgggttcgggttttgtgaaaaaaaatattttcgggttcgggtcgggttcgggtttgaaaatgtcgggttcaggtcgggtttgggtatacaaacccgaaacccgactataaaatctatgaaatctagggttcgggtcgggttcgggttccacaatttcgggttcgggtcgggctcgggtttcaatgaaataaaattttcgggttcgggtcgggttcgggtttgaacgaataaaaaaaattcgggttcgggtcaggctcgggtttgaaaaacatcaaacccaaCCATCTCTACTGCATACATGAAGCTTAGAGctaattttcgataatttttgttttttccagGTTGAAATTATGATTCTCCTATGATCCAGATCCAATTGTGTGCTGGGATCCTTATCGTTCCTCATCGCGGAGTCTTTCCAGTTCGTTAATTGTTGATCGGTGGCTGCTTATGTGTTTTTTTAGTTGGGTTGTGGCTGGTTTCGCAATCGTTGCAGGGAATCCTGTAGGTCACATTATGTCGCATCTCTGGAGGTATGGATATTTTATATTGTTAAATTTCTGCTGGCGGTGTTCCCACATCTTGATGCTAATCTTATGGATTGAGACAAAAATAAGTGTGTAAATGTACACTGTTTTAGGTTCAGCCGTTGCTGATACGAGTTATGTGCTGTCTGAGTTGTATCTTAAAGAGATACCTGTACCAAAAGTATGACGGTTCATTGTGGCTGTTATCGGTATAGGGTTTCGAATGGCTCGGTAAAAATGTACAAGAAAAAATACCGAACGTGTGTAAAAACACCGGTGGCAGAAAAAGCATGTTAGCAGAAAAATTTGCCAGTACCGTTTAAAATCGAACGAAATTAATTAGataactcatgaaaaatctcaATGACTCGAATATCCTGTTTGagtaattaaaattgaaatttccttgTTTCCAACATTGATCACCAAACTGTCAGAACAACTATCAAATGAACTTCATCCATGTTTTCTAGATATATcataaaagatcaaaataatagtCGCAGTGGTTGAAATCTTGCCAAAGTATATTTTGTAGATTCTCATGCTTTTGGCAAAAAACTGGAACTTTTCATCTTACCGTGTTATTCTCATATAGATTACAATTAAAAGGTTATTACTACAACATTTGCTACAAATGCAAATATTTTTCGTGATTTTGCCCAAAGTTTCTATCATTTACAGCTGCAGATAAAAATGATAAACTTTCCCGGAAAAAATATCGAAGAAAAATTATTCCCCCTACTGCTCCATACTCTGTCAAAATCGCAGGGCTGCTGCTGCAGTGATTGACGTTTCGGCTGTGCAAATGTCAACAGACAGTCATCTGCGCGTTTGACCTCCGCTCTCCCCTTTACTATTCAACGGTGTGTAATTTTACAAATTCCTTTCAATCGTGCACAAAAACTGAAGAAGTTCCGTCAACATTACCCTATACCCCCGCCGTGTTCAGTGACGATGACGATGGTATTATTTATCTAGCTGCAGTGAAGCGACGACGTCAGTCAAGCGACCTCGATAACAAGTCCAAAGTGGCTACAGTGCAGTGCAGGGTTAGTGGTAGTGATTTATCCAACAGGGCGTGAAAAATGTCTTTGTAAGCCGCAGAAGTAGCTGAAACAAGTGTGATTCATTGTCGACTTTCTCCCTCCCATTATCCTAACTAAAGGGAATTGGAGCAATGGATAAAATGGAAGAGATTAAGTACAAGGTGCTAGATTTAATCAATAAAAAAGtaagtttgttttgtttttctgtgcACACCATTAGGAAAGAAAATAATACTTTGTTGTTTACAACGCAGAAAGACGTAAAAATCCCCAAGATGGGTTTTACAGATTATTACTCGCATCAGCAGCAACACCAGCAGTCGCAACAAAAACATTCCTCCATACCGGGCAGTGGCAAAACAGCTGGTTCATCTGGACGCAATTCGACGGCTTCGACTTCCCAGTTGGAACTCTATTGCCCGTTCGATGATGATGGGAGTAATCGTTCGATCCACGATGGAACGGATGTGACAGATACAAACAAATTATCCGACCAGGAAATTCTTGAATCTACTGAAGCGATTTACTTCGATGGTAGCAGCAACACTGGCCTTCACGAGCTTAAGGTGAAAGTTTGATGTTTTGCTATTTTATATCGCGCATTCACAATGttcgtttttctttcttttagaAACTGTCAGAAAAGGACCAGATGCTTAATTGTGCAAGTATAGAACAGGCAATGACCACGTTAAAACAACAGCACAAGGTCATCTCGAAAAAAGTTTTGCAGTTAATTCTGGAACAGCGGCCTGCATGCAGTGCTGAGACCCAAAAAATTCAAGAAACGGAAACTCTGCTGCACGATACGATAGATATATGTCGAGCTGCTCGAACACATCTGAATAGTTCAAAGAAGCTACTGACTGCAACCAATCTGGAAATTTTGGCGGCATACAAAAAGCGTCAAACACTTCTTAATCTCCTCAAAACGTTAAATGCGCTGAAAAGTATGCGCTCGATCGATCAACGGCTTCAGAAGAAACTTTCCGATGCGGACTACGGTGGAGCGATTGCTATACTGTTGGAAAACAAAAACCTCTCCGAGCGATTCCAGCAGTATAAATGCGTTGAGTCGCTCGCAGCAAAGTTGCAGGACACACTTATGACTAGTGAGATTCAGCTGGAGGGCGTACTGAACGAAATCCCGACTGGATTCGATGCCAAACGTTATGCCAAGTTGCAAGAAGCGTATAAGTTGCTAGAGAAGCAACTGCTGGCAATGGACCAGCTGCATATGAATTTCATCTCCTCGATTCACACGGCTGCCTTCACGGTGCTGAAGCAGCACATGGAGGCCAGTTTGGAGCAGACCAAACTGACATTCGAACAGATGTGCGAAACGGTGCCGAGTGACAAATACATTCACTGTTTGACGGATTTGTGTCGAGCGTTCTGGAAAATTTTAGTTTCATACTATCAGGTTCGCTGTTGGCACCAGCATCAAAAGCTCTATGAGAAGGGACGCGAGGCACAACAGGCGATCAACCAGGATGGTAGTTTCCACGAGGAATACATCCAGCAAAAACTGGAAAGCGGACAGTTTCGGTTATGGAATGACGTCCAAGCTAAGATTTGCGTGTTTATTGGCACCACCAAGCTGAGCGCGCTGAAGTATGAGTACTTTATTCAAATCTTGGCAATTGTACAAAGGCTTAAGAAGGTCGGCATTGAGTTTTGCGATGATCCGTCTGCCAAACTGATGGAACATATGCAGCGGCAAAGTGTGGATTTTTTTCGTCGTTATCATACCAGTTGTTTGGAGGAGATTGGGCTGTTCCTTGATCACGAAGTGTGGGTCCCTATCGGTAGTTTTACTGACCTCAGCCAGTTGCAGGAATACAAGAATTTTAAGCATGCATTGCACAAAGGACAAAATGGACTGCAGGCTCTTCGCACCGGCGGTAGAACTTCGAGTCAAGACAGTAAACCGATAGATACGCTTGCTCTTGCGGGCGCCGTACCGGCCATAAACAGTACCTCCTCGATGCACTCGCAGGACGAGAGCTCGCTGTACGGATCATGTGGGTATTTTTTGCGCTTTACTGAAATGAGTTCTCCCTTCGATGGTGGATTCGATTGCACAATGTTGGAGGAAGATATTCTGGCAGGAATTGCGGACGAATCATCCTATTACTATTCGGAGGACAGCAGTGATAACAATGAGAACGAAATCGATGGGAGTCCTGAGGCTAAGAAAGTGCCCAAATCGTCACCCACGATTCCGCCAACCCGTGGCCTAACAGTCACTAACTCCTCCCTAACCGTACTTCGTTGCATTGGTCGTTATTTATATTTCTGTAAGCTGTTGCATGCGATCGCGCCACATATTGTCCTATCCATGACCGAACTAATCGACTTCTATTTGTATGCGGTTCATGAAATCTTTTCCCGGGATTTACCGGTCCCGAGGGATAACCTTTATTCTGCTGTGTTGAAACGCATACTGTCTCGCATCGAATCCAGCATCGTGCCCAAGCTTCGCAAATGGCCTCCGTCGGATGAGATGATTGCTTCCGATTTGTCCGATCCGGACGCTATGTTCGGGCTGCAGAAGCGAATTGTCGCTGCCGAGAGCTGTCTCGGGTTGATTGGACAATTCCGCCTGCTGGAAGATTATCTAGGTGGAGTGCTACAGGGGACGGACGCGACGGCACACGAAAGATTCCGACAGTATGTGACCGATATAGTTCAAGCGGCACCCGACGTTAGGAAACCGATTTTCATGTGCGTCACGGCACGCGTCATAGATTTGCAAGTCGTTCTGCAAGCGATGACCAAAGTCAAGTGGGACATCAACCACGTGAATGTGCAGCACAGTTCGTACATCGATATAATGAACAGGGTAGGATCTATTTTACTCACATTTCACTTAAGGCACTGAAGTCACAAATTTTTTCGCTTGCAGGGGGTGCAGCATTTTGCTATGCGTCTAGAAGACCTGTCTGCCCAGCAGATGGCCGTTCCAAAGGAAGCTTTGTGGGATTGTTTTGCCCACGTGCTTACGCACCTACTAGTGGAAGGGTAAGTGTTATATTAGTAGTTAGTAAAAACCCCACATCTTTACGATAACTTAACTGAAGAGCTGTACATGAAACAACCGTCAGGCTTAATCGAGAAAAGTTAAGAACGGCTAGTGTGTAGGCTTCACCATTTCAGTTATGGTCCCAGACAATCAACCAGATGCTGAAGAAAGCGTCTTCATAGCGTTTTTTAGCTTGTGAGATTAATGCAGAGTGGAATGGATCAGTGTCTCAACACCAACATTGTCAGTGTAATGAGGCAATGGCTTAAGTTTCAGGCTCCCTGCTTACCCTTTCTTGTCGTTAAACTTTATAATCCTGTAACTAAACTCCTGACAAAATAGGTCCAGCTTATGATAAAATTAGTCAGAAGGACATATAgttgaaacttctccaggggaCCATAACTAGCGatacttggcaggaggaacaGCGATGCCGAATTagaagacatgtcttca
It includes:
- the LOC129733812 gene encoding mediator of RNA polymerase II transcription subunit 8; protein product: MQREEKQLDMLLEAVLNRLNDLKHSIGAMIHRLETEYETINWPTFLDNFALISSHLTGLTKILSSEIGTPLRNLTVLPLLLTPERDEALLQLTEGRIPVFSHDLVPDYLRTKPDPGAESRMAAHEAKANNLQTETALKQVAQYTKVISHIWDIVSKAKEEWDTEASSRPGIQQTSSMADTQALVAAVGLGNGLTLPVGPGGVPGAGIMIPPTIRQASPMSAVSPSGAGPLGKMPSGIKTNIKAANQVHPYR
- the LOC129733707 gene encoding syndetin; amino-acid sequence: MDKMEEIKYKVLDLINKKKDVKIPKMGFTDYYSHQQQHQQSQQKHSSIPGSGKTAGSSGRNSTASTSQLELYCPFDDDGSNRSIHDGTDVTDTNKLSDQEILESTEAIYFDGSSNTGLHELKKLSEKDQMLNCASIEQAMTTLKQQHKVISKKVLQLILEQRPACSAETQKIQETETLLHDTIDICRAARTHLNSSKKLLTATNLEILAAYKKRQTLLNLLKTLNALKSMRSIDQRLQKKLSDADYGGAIAILLENKNLSERFQQYKCVESLAAKLQDTLMTSEIQLEGVLNEIPTGFDAKRYAKLQEAYKLLEKQLLAMDQLHMNFISSIHTAAFTVLKQHMEASLEQTKLTFEQMCETVPSDKYIHCLTDLCRAFWKILVSYYQVRCWHQHQKLYEKGREAQQAINQDGSFHEEYIQQKLESGQFRLWNDVQAKICVFIGTTKLSALKYEYFIQILAIVQRLKKVGIEFCDDPSAKLMEHMQRQSVDFFRRYHTSCLEEIGLFLDHEVWVPIGSFTDLSQLQEYKNFKHALHKGQNGLQALRTGGRTSSQDSKPIDTLALAGAVPAINSTSSMHSQDESSLYGSCGYFLRFTEMSSPFDGGFDCTMLEEDILAGIADESSYYYSEDSSDNNENEIDGSPEAKKVPKSSPTIPPTRGLTVTNSSLTVLRCIGRYLYFCKLLHAIAPHIVLSMTELIDFYLYAVHEIFSRDLPVPRDNLYSAVLKRILSRIESSIVPKLRKWPPSDEMIASDLSDPDAMFGLQKRIVAAESCLGLIGQFRLLEDYLGGVLQGTDATAHERFRQYVTDIVQAAPDVRKPIFMCVTARVIDLQVVLQAMTKVKWDINHVNVQHSSYIDIMNRGVQHFAMRLEDLSAQQMAVPKEALWDCFAHVLTHLLVEGFSGAKKCTPGGRALMQLDFTHFISILEIIAGGKYPEHRAYVEQYIKAYYQPKDLLEQWLMEGHSRGYSTKHLTTLVQCACNTDKKLRQRLLALVEAAGSGESNGIQRDDLNKES